A genomic stretch from Candidatus Latescibacterota bacterium includes:
- a CDS encoding MBL fold metallo-hydrolase, with translation MIKKMIACMALSIVLIVSGCADGDLEKTGLVKVADGVYAWIAPGPDAANGLGANSGFIVGTEAVMVIDTRYTPELAEELLETIRSITDLPVKYVVNTHYHPDHTWGNSVFAELGATIISTRETRDDIEKYTPIYLSYYRDQKSQAYRQLVNVKMALPDSIVLGRTLVDLGGISAEIYYDGPGHTAGDIFVTVPKTRTIFTGGLVSNDYHPNMSDQGVDYDNWKAILGRLATTGIDRVVPGQGMVCAADILKKQQAYIDLVIETGKNAIRKGTTLSEAATGTVLPGMEGYKQGNMVPFNLQAVYRKYTFDVVAPSFKLDFPEGFEVKEGSGEALSGRIMWTSNSEVGYSELEVTWGGTNRVDIILQDIHDRVTRFLVENQQLEMEITGSEELQVGQYRALAAYGRWGYGSSSGRRGTGLWEWMMFLHDGKVWAIKLSTDAGGDRGQEIVNMSDMEAVIGRMSFIE, from the coding sequence ATGATAAAAAAGATGATCGCCTGCATGGCGCTATCGATTGTATTGATCGTGTCCGGATGCGCGGACGGGGATCTCGAAAAGACCGGCCTCGTAAAAGTAGCTGACGGTGTTTATGCGTGGATAGCGCCGGGACCGGATGCGGCAAATGGACTCGGAGCAAACTCGGGTTTCATCGTCGGCACGGAAGCAGTAATGGTGATCGACACAAGGTATACGCCCGAACTGGCGGAGGAACTGCTTGAGACGATCCGGTCGATCACAGATCTTCCTGTGAAATACGTGGTCAATACGCACTATCATCCCGACCACACCTGGGGTAATTCAGTTTTCGCGGAGCTCGGAGCGACCATCATCTCTACTCGCGAGACGAGGGACGATATAGAAAAATATACACCGATCTATCTCTCATACTACCGTGACCAGAAGTCCCAGGCTTACAGGCAACTGGTCAACGTAAAGATGGCTCTGCCAGATTCTATTGTCCTGGGGCGTACTCTGGTAGACCTCGGCGGGATCTCGGCCGAGATCTACTATGATGGACCGGGGCATACCGCCGGCGATATCTTCGTTACCGTGCCGAAGACGCGGACCATTTTTACAGGTGGTCTTGTCAGTAACGACTATCATCCTAACATGAGCGACCAGGGCGTTGACTACGACAACTGGAAGGCCATATTGGGAAGGCTGGCAACAACGGGGATAGACAGGGTCGTTCCCGGCCAGGGGATGGTGTGTGCCGCGGACATATTAAAAAAACAGCAGGCCTATATCGACCTTGTGATCGAGACAGGAAAGAACGCGATCCGGAAAGGCACAACTCTCTCGGAAGCAGCCACCGGGACGGTCCTGCCGGGAATGGAAGGGTACAAGCAGGGAAACATGGTCCCGTTCAATCTCCAGGCTGTTTACAGGAAATATACATTCGATGTCGTCGCGCCCTCATTCAAGCTGGACTTTCCTGAAGGATTCGAGGTTAAGGAAGGTTCGGGGGAAGCGCTGAGCGGGCGTATCATGTGGACTTCAAACTCGGAGGTCGGATATTCGGAGCTGGAGGTGACCTGGGGGGGAACAAACCGTGTCGATATCATTCTCCAGGATATCCATGACCGGGTAACGAGATTTCTGGTAGAAAATCAACAGCTCGAGATGGAAATCACCGGGTCGGAGGAGTTGCAGGTCGGCCAATACCGGGCGCTTGCCGCTTATGGGCGGTGGGGGTATGGCTCCAGTTCGGGGCGGAGGGGCACCGGTCTCTGGGAATGGATGATG
- the trxA gene encoding thioredoxin codes for MSDKVVHVGENDFQEIVVDSEIPVVVDFWAPWCGPCKAIGPIIEELADDYDGKVKFVKVNTDEAKNVAIKYGIMSIPTLKLLKAGEVVDSISGAAPKDYFVEWIDKALA; via the coding sequence ATGAGTGACAAAGTAGTACATGTAGGTGAAAACGATTTTCAGGAAATAGTCGTCGATAGTGAGATCCCCGTAGTGGTGGATTTCTGGGCTCCCTGGTGCGGACCCTGCAAGGCTATCGGCCCGATTATAGAGGAACTTGCCGACGATTACGACGGCAAGGTGAAATTCGTCAAGGTCAATACCGACGAGGCCAAGAATGTCGCGATCAAGTATGGTATCATGAGCATTCCGACCCTGAAACTGCTCAAGGCTGGAGAGGTAGTCGATTCAATATCGGGCGCGGCGCCGAAAGACTATTTTGTGGAGTGGATAGACAAGGCTCTCGCCTGA